A window of Streptomyces profundus genomic DNA:
GCATGGTGGCGCTGGACCCGCCCGAGCAGACGCGGCTGCGTCAGGTGGTCAGCCGCCGGTTCGCCGCCCGCCGGGTGGAGCGGATGAGCGAGCACACCCGCCGGCTGGCCGAGGAGCAGCTGGCGGTGTTATCGGCCGCTCCCCAACCCGCCGACTTCGTCGCGCTGTTCGCCACCCCGCTGGCGATCCGGGTCAGCTGCGATCTGCTCGGGCTGCCGGAGGACGGGCGGCGCCGGTTCAGCGACTGGGCGGGCGCCGTGCTCTCCTATGTCGCCAGGGACGAGGAGGTGGCCAGCCGGACGGTGGCCTTCCGGGGCTATGTCGCGGAGCTCGCCGCGCGCCGCCAGGCCGAGCCGCGCGACGATCTGCTCACGGATCTGGTCCGGGCGCGGGACACCGGCAGGATTCGGGAGGGCGAGCTGTTCGCGATCGCCGCCGAACTGCTCAACGCCGGATTCGAGTCCACCGCCTGCCAGTTGGCCAACATGTGCTATCTGCTGGCGGTGCGCCCCGAGGTGGCCGAGCTCCTGCGCGGGCGCCCGGAGCTGATCCCCGGCGCCGTGGAGGAGATGCTGCGCTTCGTCCCGCTGATCCTGGGCTCCACGCTGCCCCGCTATGCGACCGAGGACGTCGTCCTCGGCTCCACCCCGATCAGCGCGGGATCGCCGGTGGTGGTGGATCTGTCGGCGGCCAACCGGGACGGGCGGGTCTTCGCCGACCCCGACACCCTCCGTCCCGAGTCCACGGAGGCGTCCCGCCATCTGGCCTTCGGCGCCGGCGCGCACTACTGCCTGGGCGCGCATCTGGCGCGGCAGGAGCTGCGGATCGGCCTGGAGCTGATGGTCACCCGGCTGCCCGCGCTGCGCCTGGCCGTCCCACGGGAGGAGGTGCCCTGGCGCACCGGCTCCCTGCTGGCCGGGCCCAGGGAGCTGCCGGTGGCCTGGTGAGCCCCCCGGCCCCGAGGGGGAGCGCGGCGGAAGGCCCGCGCGCTCAGGGCGCGAGCCCGTACACCCGGCGCGCCGTGTCGCCGAACACGTCGGCGCGTTCGTCCGCCGTCAGCCGCGCGGTCAACTCCGCTGCGGCGTCGACCACGTCTCCGTAGGAGGCGGCGGCGAGACAGACCGGCCAGTCGGAGCCGAACAGCAGTCGGCGTGGGCCGAACGCGTCGAGCGCCACCTCCGCGTAGGGGCGCAGCCGCTCCGTCGTCCACCCCGCCCCGCCGGCCTCGGTGACCAGCCCGGACAGCTTGCAGCTGACGTTCGGTTCCGCCGCGAGCCGCCGCAGGTCCCCGGCCCAGGGGAGCAGCTCGCCCGAGGCGATCGGCGGCTTGGCCAGATGGTCCAGGACGAACCGCAGTCCCGGCAGCGCCCGCACCGCCTCGATGGCGGCGGGGAGTTGGTGCGGCAGCACCAGCAGGTCATAGACCAGGCCCGCCTCCGCCACCGCGGCGAGGCCGGCGCGCACGCCGGGGCCGGCCAGCCAGGCGGGGTCGCGCTCGCCCTGCACCAGATGGCGGACGCCGACCAGCCGATCGCCCCCCGGCCCGGCACGCAGTGCGGCGATCGCCTCGGCGACCGCGCCGCCGCCCGCCGTCAGATCCACCCAGCCGACCACCCCCTGGACCAGCGGATCAGCGGCGGCCAGCGCCAGGAACTCGCGGGTCTCGGCCACGCTGGGCAGCACCTGCACCAACACCGTGCCGACGACGCCCGCCTCGGTGGCCGTGGGCGTCAACTCCCGCATGTCGAAGGTGCGGTGCAGCTTTGGCAGCCCGGCATCGAGCAGCCATGGCTGGGGGCGGCGGGACAGATCCCAGATGTGGTGGTGCGCGTCGATCCGCCTCATGCCCGGCCCTCCTCGTCGTCAGGGGCCAACGCGTCCAGCGCGCGCCAGAGCTCCTCGGGGATCTCGGCGGCGGCGTGCGCGGCGTTCTCCGTCACCTCGCGGGCGTTGCGCGCCCCCAGCACCACCCCGCTGACCGCTGGATGCCGCCAGGGGAACTGGATCGCGGCGGCCGGCAGCGCCACCCCGAACGCGGCGCAGACCTCCGCGAGTCGCCGCGCCCGGCGTAGCACCGGCTCGGGCGCCGGCGCGTAGTCGAAGGTCGCGCCGGGGCGCGGGTCGGCCAGCAGCCCGCTGTTGAACACGCCCCCCACCAACACCCCCGTGCCCCGGGCGAGGCAGGCCGGCAGCAGCTCGCCGGCGGCCCGCCGGTCGAGCAGCGAGTAACGCCCGGCGACCAGCACACAGTCGAGGTCGGCGTCGGTGACGAAACGGGTGAGCAGCTCCGTCTGGTTCATCCCGGCGCCGATGGCCCGCACCACGCCCTGCGCGCGCAGCTCGGCGAGCGCCGGATACGCCTCGTTCAGGGCCTGCTCGCCGTGGTCGTCCGGGTCGTGCAGCAGCACCAGGTCGAAGGCGTCGAGCCCGGAGCGCTCCAGGCTCTCCTCCAGGGAGGCCCGCACGCCGGCGGCGCTGAAGTCCCACACCCGGGTCAGATCCGTCGGCACGCCGTGGAACCCGTCGGTGCCTGGTGGCGAGAAGCCGGGCCGCAGCAGCCGGCCGACCTTCGTCGAGACCACCACGTCGGCGCGGGGCCGATCCCGCAGGAACGCGCCGAGGCGTCGCTCGGAGACGCCGAGTCCGTAGTGCGGCGCGGTGTCGAAGGTGCGGACGCCCGCGTCCCAGGCGGCGGTCAGCGTCTCCTCGGCCGCCGCCTCCGAGACCGGGGTGAAGAGGCCGG
This region includes:
- a CDS encoding aldo/keto reductase, which gives rise to MKAAGGRAPLGGSGVTVGRLALGTAPLAGLFTPVSEAAAEETLTAAWDAGVRTFDTAPHYGLGVSERRLGAFLRDRPRADVVVSTKVGRLLRPGFSPPGTDGFHGVPTDLTRVWDFSAAGVRASLEESLERSGLDAFDLVLLHDPDDHGEQALNEAYPALAELRAQGVVRAIGAGMNQTELLTRFVTDADLDCVLVAGRYSLLDRRAAGELLPACLARGTGVLVGGVFNSGLLADPRPGATFDYAPAPEPVLRRARRLAEVCAAFGVALPAAAIQFPWRHPAVSGVVLGARNAREVTENAAHAAAEIPEELWRALDALAPDDEEGRA
- a CDS encoding amidohydrolase family protein; amino-acid sequence: MRRIDAHHHIWDLSRRPQPWLLDAGLPKLHRTFDMRELTPTATEAGVVGTVLVQVLPSVAETREFLALAAADPLVQGVVGWVDLTAGGGAVAEAIAALRAGPGGDRLVGVRHLVQGERDPAWLAGPGVRAGLAAVAEAGLVYDLLVLPHQLPAAIEAVRALPGLRFVLDHLAKPPIASGELLPWAGDLRRLAAEPNVSCKLSGLVTEAGGAGWTTERLRPYAEVALDAFGPRRLLFGSDWPVCLAAASYGDVVDAAAELTARLTADERADVFGDTARRVYGLAP
- a CDS encoding cytochrome P450, encoding MVDGASSPCPARRGSPESPGATPPEGGAPTEAPRAYPFGDTTDLAPHPDYAALREGPPIRVRLPYGEPCWLATGHEEVRMALTDPRFSVAEAMGRDHPRMRPLARTGGGMVALDPPEQTRLRQVVSRRFAARRVERMSEHTRRLAEEQLAVLSAAPQPADFVALFATPLAIRVSCDLLGLPEDGRRRFSDWAGAVLSYVARDEEVASRTVAFRGYVAELAARRQAEPRDDLLTDLVRARDTGRIREGELFAIAAELLNAGFESTACQLANMCYLLAVRPEVAELLRGRPELIPGAVEEMLRFVPLILGSTLPRYATEDVVLGSTPISAGSPVVVDLSAANRDGRVFADPDTLRPESTEASRHLAFGAGAHYCLGAHLARQELRIGLELMVTRLPALRLAVPREEVPWRTGSLLAGPRELPVAW